TTATTTATTGTATTGAACTAGGAGATTATCTATCCCCAGATGGTGTTTCTTGTAGAATGAGCAGTTGGACAAGGCAAGAAGATAGATCTCTCCCCTTAAGAGGAAAAATAAGTGGAGCATATATTACTAGTTCATTAGCCAAAACAGAAGCTAGTTTATCGGGTTTTGATGAAGCCCTGCTATTAAATTCAAGTGGTAAGGTAAGCGAAGCTAGTGGTATGAATTTATTTATTGTAAGGAATGGAGACTTAATCACTCCTGGTGTTGATCAAGATATCCTTGAGGGGATTACTAGAGCTAGTGTAATTGAATTAGCAAAATCATTTGGAATAAATGTAATTGAGAGGCCTGTTGATAAAACAGAATTATTAATAGCAGATGAAGTTTTTCTAACTGGTACAGCAGCAAAAATTACACCAGTTAAAAAAATTGAATCAACTGAATTAAATGTTGAAAGACCAATAATGAATAAATTAAAAAGTAAGCTTATAGAAATAACAGAAGGTCGTTCTCAAGACTATGATAATTGGGTAACAAGAATTTCACTGAAATAAATTAATTTTTACCTAAAAATGGAATCTTTCAGAACCTATCTAAATAGAGATGAAAAACCATTAATTATTTTTGACGGAGGTACTGGAACATCATTTCAGAACTTAAATCTTACTGCAGATGACTTTGGAGGAAAAGAATTAGAGGGATGTAATGAAAACCTTGTTTTATCATCGCCAGAGGTAGTTGAGAAGGTTCATAATTCATTTTTAGAAGCAGGTTGTCATGTTATAGAAACCAATACATTTGGTGCCTCATCAATAGTTCTTGATGAATATGATATTGCGGATAAGGCTTATGAGATAAATAAAAATGCGGCATTTATAGCAAAAAAAGCTGCTGACAAATACTCATCAGTTGATAAACCAAGGTTTGTAGCAGGTTCAATTGGCCCAACAACTAAATTACCCACCTTAGGACATATAGATTTTGATGAATTAAAGCAATCATATAAAGAACAAATTTATGGTCTTATAGATGGAGGAGTTGATCTTCTTTTGATTGAAACTTGTCAGGATGTTTTACAAATTAAATCTGCCTTATTAGCATCAAAAGAAATTCTTGAAAGTAAAAATATTGATATACCTTTAATGGTATCTATAACAATGGAAACAACAGGTACTATGCTTGTTGGATCTGATATTGCTTCTGCATTAACAATATTAGAGCCATTTAATATAGATATCCTTGGACTTAATTGTGCAACTGGCCCTGAGCAAATGAAGGAACATATTAAATATTTATCTGAAAATTCTCCCTTCGCTATAAGCTGTATTCCCAATGCAGGTCTTCCTGAAAATATTGGTGGTGTAGCTCACTATAGATTAAAGCCAATAGAATTAAAGATGCAGTTAATGAATTTTATATATGACTTTAATGTTCAATTAATAGGTGGATGTTGTGGGACAACACCTGAACATATAAAATACCTTTCTTCAATAATCGATGAAATTATTGATAATGAAAGGACTAACAATAATGGAAAAAAAAATTCAAGCGGTTTTATTCCATCTGCCTCATCAATATATAACTCTGTGCCATATAAACAAGACAATTCAATTTTGATAGTAGGAGAAAGATTAAATGCAAGTGGATCGAAAAAGGTAAGGGAGTTATTAAATAACGATGACTGGGATGGCTTAGTTGCAATTGCCAAGCAACAACAAAAAGAAAACGCTCATGTTCTTGATGTAAATGTCGATTATGTAGGCAGAGACGGAGTGAAAGATATGAAAGAAATAACTTCAAGATTAGTTACCAATATAAATTTACCATTAATGATTGACTCTACAGATGCTGACAAAATGGAAAGTGGATTAAAGTCTGCTGGTGGAAAATGTATTATAAATTCAACCAACTACGAAGATGGCAATGAAAGGTTTGATCAAGTTCTAAATTTAGCCTTAGGGTACGGTTCAGGTCTTGTTGTCGGAACAATTGATGAAGATGGAATGGCAAGGAATTCAGAAAAAAAATATAAGATTGTCAAACGAGCGATTAATAGAACAAGAGAATGTGGTTTGTCAGATTATGAACTATTTTTTGATCCATTAGCTCTGCCAATATCTACAGGGATAGAAGAAGATAGATTAAACGCTAAAGAAACTATTAGTGCTATATTAAAAATTCGTGAAAATTTCCCAGATATTCATATCATACTTGGGATATCAAACATTAGTTTTGGTCTTTCACCATTATCAAGAATTAATCTAAATTCAATATTTTTAGATGAATGCATTAAAGCAGGATTAGATTCTGCTATCATCGCACCAAATAAAATTTTGCCATTATCAAAAATTTCTGAAGAAACTAAAAAGCTTTGCTTAGATTTGATTTATGATAAAAGAAAATTTGAAGATGATATTTGTATTTATGATCCATTAGTAGAATTAACAAAGGCTTTTCAAGATTTATCTATTCAAGATTTCAAAAAAGCATCTTCAGAAAATAAAAACCTAACTCTTGAAGAAA
This window of the Prochlorococcus marinus XMU1410 genome carries:
- a CDS encoding branched-chain amino acid transaminase: MHEFLPYAWFEGKCIPFKEAKISIATHALHYGTAAFGGMRAIPNPTNKEEFLLFRTDKHIKRLSQSAKLLLTEISEEYIFKALEEVIKRNKPEKPIYIRPFVYTSDLGIAPRLHNIETDFFIYCIELGDYLSPDGVSCRMSSWTRQEDRSLPLRGKISGAYITSSLAKTEASLSGFDEALLLNSSGKVSEASGMNLFIVRNGDLITPGVDQDILEGITRASVIELAKSFGINVIERPVDKTELLIADEVFLTGTAAKITPVKKIESTELNVERPIMNKLKSKLIEITEGRSQDYDNWVTRISLK
- the metH gene encoding methionine synthase — translated: MESFRTYLNRDEKPLIIFDGGTGTSFQNLNLTADDFGGKELEGCNENLVLSSPEVVEKVHNSFLEAGCHVIETNTFGASSIVLDEYDIADKAYEINKNAAFIAKKAADKYSSVDKPRFVAGSIGPTTKLPTLGHIDFDELKQSYKEQIYGLIDGGVDLLLIETCQDVLQIKSALLASKEILESKNIDIPLMVSITMETTGTMLVGSDIASALTILEPFNIDILGLNCATGPEQMKEHIKYLSENSPFAISCIPNAGLPENIGGVAHYRLKPIELKMQLMNFIYDFNVQLIGGCCGTTPEHIKYLSSIIDEIIDNERTNNNGKKNSSGFIPSASSIYNSVPYKQDNSILIVGERLNASGSKKVRELLNNDDWDGLVAIAKQQQKENAHVLDVNVDYVGRDGVKDMKEITSRLVTNINLPLMIDSTDADKMESGLKSAGGKCIINSTNYEDGNERFDQVLNLALGYGSGLVVGTIDEDGMARNSEKKYKIVKRAINRTRECGLSDYELFFDPLALPISTGIEEDRLNAKETISAILKIRENFPDIHIILGISNISFGLSPLSRINLNSIFLDECIKAGLDSAIIAPNKILPLSKISEETKKLCLDLIYDKRKFEDDICIYDPLVELTKAFQDLSIQDFKKASSENKNLTLEESLKNHIIDGEKIGLEDQLNKALKKYKPLEIINTFLLDGMKVVGDLFGSGQMQLPFVLQSAETMKFAVSILEPYMETVDENISNGKLLIATVKGDVHDIGKNLVDIILTNNGYDVINLGIKQDVSAIIDAQKKHNADCIAMSGLLVKSTAFMKDNLEAFNNEDISVPVILGGAALTPKFVNEDCSKIYKGKILYGKDAFTDLKFMNEYMDNKKKGNWSNTEGFINNEGININLASPKSNSQAVKESISINTETSKLNLKENFIRSKFINEEEPIKAPFLGTKVLNDVDIDLNKLIFYLDTKALFSGQWQIKKGKNQSVDEYNNYLDSYAKPLLDKWLETIIEKKLISPKAVYGYFNCGRKDNSIFLFDKKSLNKISQFNFPRQKSGNNLCIADFYCDLKNDKPIDIFPMQAVTMGDIASEYSQKLFKEDKYSDYLLFHGLTVQLAEALAEYVHALIRIECGFRSEEPDKNREILAQKYRGARYSFGYPACPKVSDSNIQLSLLDAKRINLTMDESEQLHPEQSTTAIISLHSKAKYFSA